From one Takifugu rubripes chromosome 14, fTakRub1.2, whole genome shotgun sequence genomic stretch:
- the LOC101063224 gene encoding zinc finger protein ubi-d4 isoform X1, whose translation MAAAVDSVVKLLGEQYYRDAMEQCHSYNARLCAERSILMPFLDSQTGVAQSNCYIWMEKRHRSAGVAPGQLYTYPARRWRKKRRSTPPEDPRLAFPSLKAGINTADLELGLKRETLGAVDGSSLEALLKGEPLDRRSGATDVRGPEEDLAAAEPPATSAATHTSSGRIRKRVLDHDDYLDDLDDEDFEDETPKRRGKSKSKGRSDKNGKKKQEAAAAAQEERDKPYACDICGKRYKNRPGLSYHYTHSHLAEEEGEDREEIEAPPTPRQPEEQKSESLSSAERDRERGEGAAKKGPNGLALPNDYCDFCLGDSTLNQKTGQSEELVSCSDCGRSGHPTCLQFTPVMMAAVKTYRWQCIECKCCNVCGTSENDDQLLFCDDCDRGYHMYCLSPPMTEPPEGSWSCHLCLALLKDKASIYQQNQNSGPE comes from the exons ATGGCGGCGGCCGTCGACAGTGTTGTGAAGCT GCTGGGAGAGCAGTATTACAGAGATGCAATGGAACAGTGCCACAGTTACAATGCACGCTTGTGTGCTGAGCGAAGTATTCTCATGCCTTTTCTGGATTCTCAAACCGGTGTAGCCCAGTCCAACTGTTATATCTGGATGGAGAAGAGACATCGGAGTGCAG GTGTGGCTCCAGGACAGCTGTACACCTACCCAGCGCGTCGTTGGAGAAAGAAACGGCGTTCCACCCCTCCTGAAGACCCTCGGTTGGCGTTCCCATCTCTGAAAGCAGGTATCAACACTG CCGATTTAGAGCTGGGTCTCAAGCGAGAGACGCTGGGAGCCGTGgacggcagcagcctggaggcTCTGCTGAAGGGCGAGCCCCTCGACCGAAGGAGTGGAGCGACGGACGTCCGTGGCCCCGAGGAGGATTTGGCAGCTGCTGAGCCTCCGGCAACATCTGCAGCCACTCACACATCATCTGGCCGCATCCGCAAG AGAGTCCTGGACCATGATGACTACTTGGATGATTTGGACGATGAGGACTTTGAAGATGAGACCCCAAAGAGACGAGGCAAGAGCAAGTCGAAG GGTCGCAGTGACAAAAATGGGAAGAAGAAACAggaggcggcggcagcagctcaggaggagagagacaagCCTTATGCCTGCGATA tctgtGGGAAGCGCTACAAGAACCGTCCAGGCCTGAGCTACCACTATACGCATTCTCACCTGGccgaggaggagggcgaggacCGCGAGGAGATCGAGGCACCACCCACTCCTCGGCAGCCTGAGGAGCAGAAGAGTGAGTCACTCTCTAGTGccgagagagacagagagagaggggaaggag CTGCTAAGAAGGGGCCCAATGGGCTGGCACTGCCCAACGATTACTGTGACTTCTGCCTGGGAGACTCCACCTTAAACCAAAAGACCGGCCAATCGGAGGAGCTGGTGTCCTGCTCAGACTGTGGACGCTCAG GACACCCGACATGTCTGCAGTTCACACCAGTGATGATGGCCGCCGTGAAGACGTACCGCTGGCAGTGCATCGAGTGCAAGTGTTGCAACGTCTGTGGCACCTCGGAGAACGAC GACCAGCTGCTGTTCTGTGATGACTGTGACCGAGGTTATCACATGTACTGTCTAAGTCCTCCCATGAC
- the LOC101063224 gene encoding zinc finger protein ubi-d4 isoform X6 translates to MAAAVDSVVKLLGEQYYRDAMEQCHSYNARLCAERSILMPFLDSQTGVAQSNCYIWMEKRHRSAGVAPGQLYTYPARRWRKKRRSTPPEDPRLAFPSLKAGINTADLELGLKRETLGAVDGSSLEALLKGEPLDRRSGATDVRGPEEDLAAAEPPATSAATHTSSGRIRKRVLDHDDYLDDLDDEDFEDETPKRRGKSKSKGRSDKNGKKKQEAAAAAQEERDKPYACDTAKKGPNGLALPNDYCDFCLGDSTLNQKTGQSEELVSCSDCGRSGHPTCLQFTPVMMAAVKTYRWQCIECKCCNVCGTSENDDQLLFCDDCDRGYHMYCLSPPMTEPPEGSWSCHLCLALLKDKASIYQQNQNSGPE, encoded by the exons ATGGCGGCGGCCGTCGACAGTGTTGTGAAGCT GCTGGGAGAGCAGTATTACAGAGATGCAATGGAACAGTGCCACAGTTACAATGCACGCTTGTGTGCTGAGCGAAGTATTCTCATGCCTTTTCTGGATTCTCAAACCGGTGTAGCCCAGTCCAACTGTTATATCTGGATGGAGAAGAGACATCGGAGTGCAG GTGTGGCTCCAGGACAGCTGTACACCTACCCAGCGCGTCGTTGGAGAAAGAAACGGCGTTCCACCCCTCCTGAAGACCCTCGGTTGGCGTTCCCATCTCTGAAAGCAGGTATCAACACTG CCGATTTAGAGCTGGGTCTCAAGCGAGAGACGCTGGGAGCCGTGgacggcagcagcctggaggcTCTGCTGAAGGGCGAGCCCCTCGACCGAAGGAGTGGAGCGACGGACGTCCGTGGCCCCGAGGAGGATTTGGCAGCTGCTGAGCCTCCGGCAACATCTGCAGCCACTCACACATCATCTGGCCGCATCCGCAAG AGAGTCCTGGACCATGATGACTACTTGGATGATTTGGACGATGAGGACTTTGAAGATGAGACCCCAAAGAGACGAGGCAAGAGCAAGTCGAAG GGTCGCAGTGACAAAAATGGGAAGAAGAAACAggaggcggcggcagcagctcaggaggagagagacaagCCTTATGCCTGCGATA CTGCTAAGAAGGGGCCCAATGGGCTGGCACTGCCCAACGATTACTGTGACTTCTGCCTGGGAGACTCCACCTTAAACCAAAAGACCGGCCAATCGGAGGAGCTGGTGTCCTGCTCAGACTGTGGACGCTCAG GACACCCGACATGTCTGCAGTTCACACCAGTGATGATGGCCGCCGTGAAGACGTACCGCTGGCAGTGCATCGAGTGCAAGTGTTGCAACGTCTGTGGCACCTCGGAGAACGAC GACCAGCTGCTGTTCTGTGATGACTGTGACCGAGGTTATCACATGTACTGTCTAAGTCCTCCCATGAC
- the LOC101063224 gene encoding zinc finger protein ubi-d4 isoform X2, with the protein MAAAVDSVVKLLGEQYYRDAMEQCHSYNARLCAERSILMPFLDSQTGVAQSNCYIWMEKRHRSAGVAPGQLYTYPARRWRKKRRSTPPEDPRLAFPSLKAADLELGLKRETLGAVDGSSLEALLKGEPLDRRSGATDVRGPEEDLAAAEPPATSAATHTSSGRIRKRVLDHDDYLDDLDDEDFEDETPKRRGKSKSKGRSDKNGKKKQEAAAAAQEERDKPYACDICGKRYKNRPGLSYHYTHSHLAEEEGEDREEIEAPPTPRQPEEQKSESLSSAERDRERGEGAAKKGPNGLALPNDYCDFCLGDSTLNQKTGQSEELVSCSDCGRSGHPTCLQFTPVMMAAVKTYRWQCIECKCCNVCGTSENDDQLLFCDDCDRGYHMYCLSPPMTEPPEGSWSCHLCLALLKDKASIYQQNQNSGPE; encoded by the exons ATGGCGGCGGCCGTCGACAGTGTTGTGAAGCT GCTGGGAGAGCAGTATTACAGAGATGCAATGGAACAGTGCCACAGTTACAATGCACGCTTGTGTGCTGAGCGAAGTATTCTCATGCCTTTTCTGGATTCTCAAACCGGTGTAGCCCAGTCCAACTGTTATATCTGGATGGAGAAGAGACATCGGAGTGCAG GTGTGGCTCCAGGACAGCTGTACACCTACCCAGCGCGTCGTTGGAGAAAGAAACGGCGTTCCACCCCTCCTGAAGACCCTCGGTTGGCGTTCCCATCTCTGAAAGCAG CCGATTTAGAGCTGGGTCTCAAGCGAGAGACGCTGGGAGCCGTGgacggcagcagcctggaggcTCTGCTGAAGGGCGAGCCCCTCGACCGAAGGAGTGGAGCGACGGACGTCCGTGGCCCCGAGGAGGATTTGGCAGCTGCTGAGCCTCCGGCAACATCTGCAGCCACTCACACATCATCTGGCCGCATCCGCAAG AGAGTCCTGGACCATGATGACTACTTGGATGATTTGGACGATGAGGACTTTGAAGATGAGACCCCAAAGAGACGAGGCAAGAGCAAGTCGAAG GGTCGCAGTGACAAAAATGGGAAGAAGAAACAggaggcggcggcagcagctcaggaggagagagacaagCCTTATGCCTGCGATA tctgtGGGAAGCGCTACAAGAACCGTCCAGGCCTGAGCTACCACTATACGCATTCTCACCTGGccgaggaggagggcgaggacCGCGAGGAGATCGAGGCACCACCCACTCCTCGGCAGCCTGAGGAGCAGAAGAGTGAGTCACTCTCTAGTGccgagagagacagagagagaggggaaggag CTGCTAAGAAGGGGCCCAATGGGCTGGCACTGCCCAACGATTACTGTGACTTCTGCCTGGGAGACTCCACCTTAAACCAAAAGACCGGCCAATCGGAGGAGCTGGTGTCCTGCTCAGACTGTGGACGCTCAG GACACCCGACATGTCTGCAGTTCACACCAGTGATGATGGCCGCCGTGAAGACGTACCGCTGGCAGTGCATCGAGTGCAAGTGTTGCAACGTCTGTGGCACCTCGGAGAACGAC GACCAGCTGCTGTTCTGTGATGACTGTGACCGAGGTTATCACATGTACTGTCTAAGTCCTCCCATGAC
- the LOC101063224 gene encoding zinc finger protein ubi-d4 isoform X4, protein MAAAVDSVVKLLGEQYYRDAMEQCHSYNARLCAERSILMPFLDSQTGVAQSNCYIWMEKRHRSAGVAPGQLYTYPARRWRKKRRSTPPEDPRLAFPSLKAADLELGLKRETLGAVDGSSLEALLKGEPLDRRSGATDVRGPEEDLAAAEPPATSAATHTSSGRIRKRVLDHDDYLDDLDDEDFEDETPKRRGKSKSKGRSDKNGKKKQEAAAAAQEERDKPYACDICGKRYKNRPGLSYHYTHSHLAEEEGEDREEIEAPPTPRQPEEQKTAKKGPNGLALPNDYCDFCLGDSTLNQKTGQSEELVSCSDCGRSGHPTCLQFTPVMMAAVKTYRWQCIECKCCNVCGTSENDDQLLFCDDCDRGYHMYCLSPPMTEPPEGSWSCHLCLALLKDKASIYQQNQNSGPE, encoded by the exons ATGGCGGCGGCCGTCGACAGTGTTGTGAAGCT GCTGGGAGAGCAGTATTACAGAGATGCAATGGAACAGTGCCACAGTTACAATGCACGCTTGTGTGCTGAGCGAAGTATTCTCATGCCTTTTCTGGATTCTCAAACCGGTGTAGCCCAGTCCAACTGTTATATCTGGATGGAGAAGAGACATCGGAGTGCAG GTGTGGCTCCAGGACAGCTGTACACCTACCCAGCGCGTCGTTGGAGAAAGAAACGGCGTTCCACCCCTCCTGAAGACCCTCGGTTGGCGTTCCCATCTCTGAAAGCAG CCGATTTAGAGCTGGGTCTCAAGCGAGAGACGCTGGGAGCCGTGgacggcagcagcctggaggcTCTGCTGAAGGGCGAGCCCCTCGACCGAAGGAGTGGAGCGACGGACGTCCGTGGCCCCGAGGAGGATTTGGCAGCTGCTGAGCCTCCGGCAACATCTGCAGCCACTCACACATCATCTGGCCGCATCCGCAAG AGAGTCCTGGACCATGATGACTACTTGGATGATTTGGACGATGAGGACTTTGAAGATGAGACCCCAAAGAGACGAGGCAAGAGCAAGTCGAAG GGTCGCAGTGACAAAAATGGGAAGAAGAAACAggaggcggcggcagcagctcaggaggagagagacaagCCTTATGCCTGCGATA tctgtGGGAAGCGCTACAAGAACCGTCCAGGCCTGAGCTACCACTATACGCATTCTCACCTGGccgaggaggagggcgaggacCGCGAGGAGATCGAGGCACCACCCACTCCTCGGCAGCCTGAGGAGCAGAAGA CTGCTAAGAAGGGGCCCAATGGGCTGGCACTGCCCAACGATTACTGTGACTTCTGCCTGGGAGACTCCACCTTAAACCAAAAGACCGGCCAATCGGAGGAGCTGGTGTCCTGCTCAGACTGTGGACGCTCAG GACACCCGACATGTCTGCAGTTCACACCAGTGATGATGGCCGCCGTGAAGACGTACCGCTGGCAGTGCATCGAGTGCAAGTGTTGCAACGTCTGTGGCACCTCGGAGAACGAC GACCAGCTGCTGTTCTGTGATGACTGTGACCGAGGTTATCACATGTACTGTCTAAGTCCTCCCATGAC
- the LOC101063224 gene encoding zinc finger protein ubi-d4 isoform X5, whose translation MEQCHSYNARLCAERSILMPFLDSQTGVAQSNCYIWMEKRHRSAGVAPGQLYTYPARRWRKKRRSTPPEDPRLAFPSLKAGINTADLELGLKRETLGAVDGSSLEALLKGEPLDRRSGATDVRGPEEDLAAAEPPATSAATHTSSGRIRKRVLDHDDYLDDLDDEDFEDETPKRRGKSKSKGRSDKNGKKKQEAAAAAQEERDKPYACDICGKRYKNRPGLSYHYTHSHLAEEEGEDREEIEAPPTPRQPEEQKSESLSSAERDRERGEGAAKKGPNGLALPNDYCDFCLGDSTLNQKTGQSEELVSCSDCGRSGHPTCLQFTPVMMAAVKTYRWQCIECKCCNVCGTSENDDQLLFCDDCDRGYHMYCLSPPMTEPPEGSWSCHLCLALLKDKASIYQQNQNSGPE comes from the exons ATGGAACAGTGCCACAGTTACAATGCACGCTTGTGTGCTGAGCGAAGTATTCTCATGCCTTTTCTGGATTCTCAAACCGGTGTAGCCCAGTCCAACTGTTATATCTGGATGGAGAAGAGACATCGGAGTGCAG GTGTGGCTCCAGGACAGCTGTACACCTACCCAGCGCGTCGTTGGAGAAAGAAACGGCGTTCCACCCCTCCTGAAGACCCTCGGTTGGCGTTCCCATCTCTGAAAGCAGGTATCAACACTG CCGATTTAGAGCTGGGTCTCAAGCGAGAGACGCTGGGAGCCGTGgacggcagcagcctggaggcTCTGCTGAAGGGCGAGCCCCTCGACCGAAGGAGTGGAGCGACGGACGTCCGTGGCCCCGAGGAGGATTTGGCAGCTGCTGAGCCTCCGGCAACATCTGCAGCCACTCACACATCATCTGGCCGCATCCGCAAG AGAGTCCTGGACCATGATGACTACTTGGATGATTTGGACGATGAGGACTTTGAAGATGAGACCCCAAAGAGACGAGGCAAGAGCAAGTCGAAG GGTCGCAGTGACAAAAATGGGAAGAAGAAACAggaggcggcggcagcagctcaggaggagagagacaagCCTTATGCCTGCGATA tctgtGGGAAGCGCTACAAGAACCGTCCAGGCCTGAGCTACCACTATACGCATTCTCACCTGGccgaggaggagggcgaggacCGCGAGGAGATCGAGGCACCACCCACTCCTCGGCAGCCTGAGGAGCAGAAGAGTGAGTCACTCTCTAGTGccgagagagacagagagagaggggaaggag CTGCTAAGAAGGGGCCCAATGGGCTGGCACTGCCCAACGATTACTGTGACTTCTGCCTGGGAGACTCCACCTTAAACCAAAAGACCGGCCAATCGGAGGAGCTGGTGTCCTGCTCAGACTGTGGACGCTCAG GACACCCGACATGTCTGCAGTTCACACCAGTGATGATGGCCGCCGTGAAGACGTACCGCTGGCAGTGCATCGAGTGCAAGTGTTGCAACGTCTGTGGCACCTCGGAGAACGAC GACCAGCTGCTGTTCTGTGATGACTGTGACCGAGGTTATCACATGTACTGTCTAAGTCCTCCCATGAC
- the LOC101063224 gene encoding zinc finger protein ubi-d4 isoform X3, whose protein sequence is MAAAVDSVVKLLGEQYYRDAMEQCHSYNARLCAERSILMPFLDSQTGVAQSNCYIWMEKRHRSAGVAPGQLYTYPARRWRKKRRSTPPEDPRLAFPSLKAGINTADLELGLKRETLGAVDGSSLEALLKGEPLDRRSGATDVRGPEEDLAAAEPPATSAATHTSSGRIRKRVLDHDDYLDDLDDEDFEDETPKRRGKSKSKGRSDKNGKKKQEAAAAAQEERDKPYACDICGKRYKNRPGLSYHYTHSHLAEEEGEDREEIEAPPTPRQPEEQKTAKKGPNGLALPNDYCDFCLGDSTLNQKTGQSEELVSCSDCGRSGHPTCLQFTPVMMAAVKTYRWQCIECKCCNVCGTSENDDQLLFCDDCDRGYHMYCLSPPMTEPPEGSWSCHLCLALLKDKASIYQQNQNSGPE, encoded by the exons ATGGCGGCGGCCGTCGACAGTGTTGTGAAGCT GCTGGGAGAGCAGTATTACAGAGATGCAATGGAACAGTGCCACAGTTACAATGCACGCTTGTGTGCTGAGCGAAGTATTCTCATGCCTTTTCTGGATTCTCAAACCGGTGTAGCCCAGTCCAACTGTTATATCTGGATGGAGAAGAGACATCGGAGTGCAG GTGTGGCTCCAGGACAGCTGTACACCTACCCAGCGCGTCGTTGGAGAAAGAAACGGCGTTCCACCCCTCCTGAAGACCCTCGGTTGGCGTTCCCATCTCTGAAAGCAGGTATCAACACTG CCGATTTAGAGCTGGGTCTCAAGCGAGAGACGCTGGGAGCCGTGgacggcagcagcctggaggcTCTGCTGAAGGGCGAGCCCCTCGACCGAAGGAGTGGAGCGACGGACGTCCGTGGCCCCGAGGAGGATTTGGCAGCTGCTGAGCCTCCGGCAACATCTGCAGCCACTCACACATCATCTGGCCGCATCCGCAAG AGAGTCCTGGACCATGATGACTACTTGGATGATTTGGACGATGAGGACTTTGAAGATGAGACCCCAAAGAGACGAGGCAAGAGCAAGTCGAAG GGTCGCAGTGACAAAAATGGGAAGAAGAAACAggaggcggcggcagcagctcaggaggagagagacaagCCTTATGCCTGCGATA tctgtGGGAAGCGCTACAAGAACCGTCCAGGCCTGAGCTACCACTATACGCATTCTCACCTGGccgaggaggagggcgaggacCGCGAGGAGATCGAGGCACCACCCACTCCTCGGCAGCCTGAGGAGCAGAAGA CTGCTAAGAAGGGGCCCAATGGGCTGGCACTGCCCAACGATTACTGTGACTTCTGCCTGGGAGACTCCACCTTAAACCAAAAGACCGGCCAATCGGAGGAGCTGGTGTCCTGCTCAGACTGTGGACGCTCAG GACACCCGACATGTCTGCAGTTCACACCAGTGATGATGGCCGCCGTGAAGACGTACCGCTGGCAGTGCATCGAGTGCAAGTGTTGCAACGTCTGTGGCACCTCGGAGAACGAC GACCAGCTGCTGTTCTGTGATGACTGTGACCGAGGTTATCACATGTACTGTCTAAGTCCTCCCATGAC